The sequence AGCTGTGTTCGGCGCCTCCACCACAGACACGCAGGCCACCCAGGTCAACCTGACGCGAGGTTACGTGCCGCGTGGCGGAGTTCGCATTGAAGACGGCGCATGGGATACAAACAACAGGCCCGATCCCTCGGACGGTCTACGGGCCACCGGCTTGCGGCCAACGGATAAAATGGATTTCTCGATGATCCCAGCCCCTGCGGGCAATGGGAATACTCCCAGCGGATGGATCTCATCCTATGCGAGGATGACCGATACGTCCGGCGGGGGGACGACGAACCTGGCCACACACCGATTCGGGGGCGGCGGAGGCAGCAATTTAAACACCGCGCCGACAAGCACCTACACGCCTGCGTCGATCCGGCCCTCGCAAAGGCCGGAAATTCGTGAGTTCATAGGGAAACCCTTGCCGGTGATCATGTTTACGACAATGTCGAACACCGAAAGGAGTCGCACCAGCTTCCAGCCACCGAATGCAATCCCTTCACGCCCTTATCTGATCCACGAGCCGGCGACCACCAACATGATTGCCATAACCAATCAGGCTCCAAATACCTTGCTGACAATGCATAGCTCACAATTGGTGAGCATCGCGGATCCAATGGACTACGCCTTCGGCAACGACCGCACCATGGCGGCGGGGGCCGGCGGGCGGAATCTATATCATGGTGGATCACGGGAAGCGGGTCTGGGTGGCAGCTTCAACGTGGTCAAGCGCCGCATACCGTTGGTGGCACCCCTTTCCCTTGGGGCTTTCGAAAACGCGATCGCCTGCGGGTTTTCCAGTCGTTTTGCAGGTGGTCCCTCGCTCAGCGCCGCCCCGGACACCCTGCCTACAATGCCTGCCCCACGCCCAAACGGAAACGGGATGGAACCAGAGGCGACCATGGTGACACTGGCGAAATCCATAGGCAACTCATGGACGAACCCATTCCTGAGCTCCGATGTCATAGAAGACGGCACCTACCACGACCAGTCATGGATGGTGAACACCGCGCTCTGGGATTCATGGTTCCTTTCCGGCATCGTCGATGGACGTGGGGCCGGTGCCTCGACATGGATGAGCGATTCCCGCAGCCCGCTCGCACAGTTCCGCCAATTCGCCGAAACCGGTGGCGGGCTCCGCAACAAGCGCCTGATCTATCACCCTAGCAAGCCGCTCAGCGAGGCCCTGGACGAGCTGTTCACGGGCGACGACTTCAAGCCGGCCGCCGTCAACAAGCTCACGAAATACCTGCTCGTCGACGGCGCGTTCAACGTGAACTCGACTTCGGAGGTGGCATGGAAGGCTTTTCTGACGAGTGTGAAGGGTCAGGAACTTCTCGATGCAAGCGGTTCTGCCCAGAAAAAGAGCCATCCATTCGGCACCCTTGGATATGCGGTCAGCCAAGCCACCAGCGGTACGGATGGGGACTGGAGAGGATTCCGGGATTTTAGCGATTCCGATCTGGAAAAGCTCTCGAAGGCCATCGTTGAGGAAGTGAAAGCGCGCGGCCCATTCCTGAACATGGCGGACTTCGTGAACCGCCGCCCGAACGGAGCCACTGCCGCAGAAAAGGCCTTGGGTGCGCTGCAAGCTGCCATCGACAAGTCCGGGATCAACTCGCGCTTCCTCGGCGCAGGGCGCACCTTGGTGAGCGCCGACATATCCATGCTTGCGGGCAAGAACACATTGTCGGACGAGCCAACACCCGCACGTGCCATCGGTGGGGCGGGCTTTTTCAGCCAGGCTGCGTTGCTCACCTCGCTCGGCCCCCAGATCACGGTGCGTGGCGATACGTTTGTCATCCGCACATACGGGGATCACCGCAGTTCCACCGGCACCATCCTTTCCAAGGCGTGGTGCGAGGCGGTTGTCCAGAGGACTCCGGATTATGTGGACGCCACCGACGCGCCGGATACAACCGGGACGCTGACTGCGGCAAACGAAAGCTTCGGAAGGAAATTCAAGATCATTTCCTTCCGCTGGCTCAACTCCAAGGAAATCTGAACATGCATCGCAACACATTCCCCGCTCCGGGCTCCCGACGAATTGCAGGGCTTGTCCGTCCGGCCTTCTCGCTATGCATGTCCATGCTTGCTTCCATCTCCTCGCTTGGCATTTGCCATGCTCAGGAAGCGCCAGTTCCCAATAAGAGGGAGGAAGGCCCCAAGGCGCGGATACTCTGTGTGCAGACTCTGACCAAAGCGGATGAGGAAGCGATCCTGGCAGTGAAAAACGAGGCTGGGGAATTCAGGGAGTATGGCAAGATCGAGCTCCGCACAGCGTTCATCGGCGATTGGGTGCCCGTGCAAAAAGGCGTTACCCATGTGGTTAGGAGGAAAGGTGAGGGATTCGCATCCCTATGTTCGTTCACCATCGCCGAGGCTTCGAAACGGGTCATCCTCATCATGCTGCCCGACACAAAAACCAACACCTACCGCATTCAGGTGATCGATGTAGGAAAGCTCCGGTTCCAGAAAGGCAAGGCACTGATCGTGAACTATGGTGGTGTCCCGGCAGCGGTTGTGATGGGCAATAAGAACATCACTGTGGCTCCAGGCAAGCAGGTGGTCCAGGCCATCGATGCGAACGAGGACGGGATGTATCGCATGCTCATCGGCCATGTGGACAAGGACAGGAACATCGTGGCCTGCTATGACCGCTATGTTTCCTCAAATCCCAACACCAGGAAGATTGTCCTGCTCTTCCCTGATCCGGACACCGGCCTGCGCGCGATGAGCCTTTCCGAATTCGGCCCCTTTGATTGATCCAATCTCCAGCAACAAAAAAACCACCATCGCTATGACCACCCTTCCACTCACGCGCCGCGTGTTCCCTGCTTCCGTCCTGGCCGCAACCGTGTCGATGGCAATGTCCCTCGCACCCACCGCAGCGGCGGACGGGGAAAAAATGCGCCTCGTATGCGCCACGAGCCTTGAGGAGGATCAGGAGCTGGTGCTCGCCTCGCGCGCAGAAGGAGGCGGTTGGCGGGAACTGGGCAAGGTGGTGATCAGGTCGTCACTCACCACCGACGTGTTGCCCGCCAAGCAGGGCGAGCTGCACCTCGCCGTGCGAAAAGGTGGCAAGCTCGAATCCATCTGCAAGTTCACTTTTCCGGCGGACGCGCGCCATGGCCTGGTCTTTTTGAAAGCGAACACCGAGTCGAAGACCTACGATGCACATTTCGTGGATCCGGAGAAGGCGGGTTTTGTGAAAGGAAGCCTGCTGATCCTGAATCTCAGCGCGCATGAGGGAACGGTGTCCCTTGGCGCCGCCGAGACGAAGGTGCCGGCGGGTGAGCGTGCGTTGGCGAAGCCGGCCACAGAGGACAACGGGATGTTCCAGATGCAGGTATCCTTCACGGACGAAAGCGGAAACGTGATGAATTGTTACGACCGCTATGTCTCCAGGAATCCGAATTCCCGTGACATGCTTTTACTCTTGCCCAGCGCAGAGACCGGCATAATGGCGATGACATTGCCATTGTTCGGGGAGTTTGAGTGAGCCCTGCGCCTTTACCCCAATATCGATAAATCAACACACCCGCCCCGGCCTGAGCCATGAGCGGGTGTGCCTTGCCTCCCTGGAAAATTTCAGTTGTCGATGGTGTCAGCCTTGTCGCGCAGATTGCCAAGGCGGAAGGAAAAGCCAGTCCCGTTGCCGGAGCTCACCTTTTCGACGCGATCCCGGATGTCCTCCGGTGCGGCGGCCTTGTCCTCAGCCGTATTCCACGGCCCTTCCCAGATGATCCTGTTGTCCGTGCCGCGGACTTTCACCTGGGTGTCCCCTGCAGAGGTCTTGATCTCGATGGAGCCCTCCCCGTCCATGAGGCGTATCGTCGAGTTTTGCTGGATGGTTCCGCCTTCGGGAAAGGTGAAGTCCATGCTTCCGCCGAGGAGGTTCAAGCGTTCGCGCATCTGGCGGAAGGCGTTCTCAAACTGGGAGTCGGGCGCATCTCCACGTCCGAAGGCGCCTAGATTCTGGTCGAACAGGCTGCGCAGTCGATCCGCATGGATCTTGGGTATGCCATCGAGGAGAGGCTCGGCGTCCGTCCGGGCGATGGCATCCGCAGGGCGCTCGGCCAGGGTGACTTCGACCTTGGCGGGTTTGCCCTTGTGGATGAGATCCACCTTCAGTCGGTCGCCCGCCTTGCGGCCAAGGATTACCGAGGTGAGGGCGTCCGGACTTGCGACAGGCTTGCCGTCTAGGGATGTGATGATGTCGTTGGCGGAGAGTCCTGCCTTTTCCGCAGGGCTGTCCGGGCACACGGTGCGGATGATTACGCCCGTGCCCGCGGCAAGGCCGAGGT comes from Akkermansiaceae bacterium and encodes:
- a CDS encoding PDZ domain-containing protein, which produces MKIGIGIISASGIIVGLNVIPSAAAIEPPPETSTPPAALLQGEDAPAQRAESSPFIGIATAEVPDMVADHLGLAAGTGVIIRTVCPDSPAEKAGLSANDIITSLDGKPVASPDALTSVILGRKAGDRLKVDLIHKGKPAKVEVTLAERPADAIARTDAEPLLDGIPKIHADRLRSLFDQNLGAFGRGDAPDSQFENAFRQMRERLNLLGGSMDFTFPEGGTIQQNSTIRLMDGEGSIEIKTSAGDTQVKVRGTDNRIIWEGPWNTAEDKAAAPEDIRDRVEKVSSGNGTGFSFRLGNLRDKADTIDN